In Populus alba chromosome 1, ASM523922v2, whole genome shotgun sequence, a single window of DNA contains:
- the LOC118037426 gene encoding E3 ubiquitin-protein ligase RMA3 produces the protein MEQHFFDHEAHFESEEDVGLEQKHKLIPVPTAVSDNDSGYFECNICLDSAHDPVVTLCGHLYCWPCIYKWLHVKTSSPDASQQQPSCPVCKADISPNSLVPLYGRGPCTSESKSKKDPVDVVIPRRPLPSELNTVNANTSPQNQQLHSNFFNPQPQSFQHQQYFHDPHGGYAALTSSNLGGTVMTGFLNPMLGMFNEMVFTRNFGTSITNMFARPYTNPLMGSNSPRMRRQEMQLDKSLNRVSIFFLCCIILCLLLF, from the coding sequence ATGGAACAACACTTCTTTGATCATGAGGCACATTTTGAATCTGAGGAAGATGTTGGACTTGAGCAGAAACATAAATTGATCCCAGTCCCAACAGCAGTCTCAGACAACGACAGTGGCTATTTTGAATGCAACATATGCTTAGACTCTGCACATGACCCTGTTGTCACCCTATGTGGTCATCTATATTGCTGGCCATGCATTTACAAATGGCTCCATGTTAAAACCTCCTCCCCTGATGCTAGTCAGCAGCAGCCGAGCTGCCCTGTCTGCAAGGCTGACATTTCTCCAAATTCATTGGTCCCTCTATATGGCCGGGGCCCATGTACATCTGAATCAAAATCCAAGAAAGACCCAGTGGATGTAGTCATACCCCGTAGGCCACTCCCTTCTGAGTTGAATACAGTGAATGCTAATACTTCGCCACAAAATCAGCAActtcattcaaattttttcaatccACAGCCTCAGTCATTTCAACACCAACAATACTTCCATGATCCTCATGGAGGTTATGCAGCCTTGACCTCTTCAAACCTTGGGGGTACTGTGATGACAGGTTTTTTAAATCCAATGCTGGGGATGTTCAATGAGATGGTGTTCACAAGGAATTTTGGGACGTCGATCACCAACATGTTTGCTCGCCCTTACACAAATCCTCTCATGGGAAGTAACAGTCCTAGGATGAGGAGGCAGGAAATGCAGCTTGATAAGTCTCTAAATAGAGtgtccatcttttttctttgctgCATCATTTTGTGCctcctcttattttga
- the LOC118037402 gene encoding expansin-A12, with protein sequence MLDHDVMGLATMSYPSRVSPKTLESGDLGFIGGWLNAHATFYGANQSPATLGGACGYDNTFHAGFGVNTAAVSGALFRGGEACGACYQLMCNYRADPKWCLRRAVISVTATNFCPPNNNGGWCDPPRQHFDMSMPAFFRIARQGNEGIVPVLYRRVSCTRRGGVRFTLRGQSNFNLVMISNVGGSGDIKAAWVRGSRARSWVPLHRNWGANWQSSFDLRNQKLSFKLTLVDGKTLEFFNVVPSTWMFGQTFSSRSQFS encoded by the exons ATGCTAGACCATGATGTCATGGGTTTGGCAACCATGTCATACCCAAGTCGTGTTAGCCCCAAGACACTTGAGTCTGGcgattt GGGATTCATTGGTGGTTGGCTCAATGCTCATGCAACCTTCTATGGCGCCAATCAGAGCCCCGCCACTCTTG GAGGAGCTTGTGGATATGACAACACCTTCCATGCCGGATTTGGAGTGAACACGGCGGCCGTGAGTGGTGCACTGTTTAGAGGTGGAGAGGCTTGTGGTGCTTGCTACCAATTAATGTGCAACTATAGGGCAGATCCCAAGTGGTGCCTCCGACGTGCAGTTATTTCGGTAACTGCCACCAATTTCTGCCCTCCAAATAATAATGGAGGGTGGTGCGATCCTCCTCGCCAGCATTTTGACATGTCCATGCCTGCTTTCTTTCGCATTGCACGgcaaggcaatgaaggcatagTTCCTGTGCTCTATAGGAg GGTATCGTGCACTAGGAGAGGAGGAGTTCGTTTCACTCTGAGGGGACAATCAAACTTCAACCTGGTCATGATCTCTAACGTTGGTGGTAGCGGTGATATCAAGGCTGCATGGGTTAGAGGCTCAAGGGCAAGATCATGGGTGCCATTGCACAGGAATTGGGGTGCTAATTGGCAAAGCAGTTTCGATCTTCGAAACCAGAAACTGTCGTTTAAGCTCACTTTAGTTGATGGAAAAACACtggaattttttaatgttgttccTTCAACTTGGATGTTTGGACAGACATTTTCTTCTCGAAGTCAGTTCTCTTAA